The Prosthecobacter fusiformis sequence TAGCCACAGCAGAAAGTCTGGACGGAAAAGTCACCTTTGCGGCCTTCAGTTCATCCAGAAAAGATGAGGCAAAGTATGATGAAAACATGCTGTTTGAAATCGGATCTATCACGAAGGTCTTCACAGGTCTGCTGCTGGCCCAGGCCGTGGTGGAGGGGAAAGTAACCTTGGACACGCCGATATCGGAGCTACTCGATCCTGCTTTTACATTTGCGGATCCGCGTATCGCAGCCATCACGCTCAAACAACTGTCCACCCATACCAGCGGACTTCCACGGCTGCCGGACAATCATGGTCAGGGCGTGGTCGGCGACGATCCCTATGCCGGGTATAACGAAAAGTTGCTCTATGAATTCATTGCTAGCGCCAAACTGAAAGGCAAGGCCCCCTATCCCTGCAATTATTCCAATGTGGGTGTGGGACTGCTCGGGCATTTACTGGGCAAGGTTTATGCGATGTCCTGGGAAGAAGCCATCGTTGCTAAAATCTGTACTCCCCTGGGACTGCAGCACACACGGATGACCATCACCAGCCTCAATCTGCCACTCGCCACTCCATATGACGGGGCGAAGAAAAACGTCTCCTGGCACCTGAATGCGGTGGCTGGTGCCGGTGCCCTGCGGGCCACTGCGGCGGATCTTCTTAAATTTGGGCAGGCCATGGCGAAACCGGAGGCTACCCCTCTCGCCAAAGCCTTTGCACTGGCCTTGCATCCGCATGCGGATGCCGCAGGCCCCACCAGTAAAATCGGCTTGGGACCTTTCATGACCACACGCGATGGACTAACTATTTACGACCATGGTGGCGGTACCGGAGGTTATCGATCTGGACTGCAAGTCATCCCGGAAAAAAACATCGTCCGCGTGGTCCTCATCAATAACACCACCCTCGATCCCAATGCGCTGATCCTGGATACCCGCATCGAGCCGCCACGGGTGATGCCCAAGGAGGTCAAGCTCGACGCCGAGGCCCTCAAAGACTACCCAGGGGTTTACATCCTGGACCCCAACGCCCGCTTCACCATCCTGCTGCACAAAGGCCAGATTTGGAACAGACTGACGGGCCAGGCATTTTTACCCATGTTTGCCAAAGACAAGGACCAGTTCTTTTTCAAGGCGGTCAATGCCGAGATCCGCTTCAGTCGTGAAGGAGATAAAATAGTCTCCCTCACCCTCTTCCAAAATGGTCGCGAACTGGTGGCCAAACGCAGCGACTTACCCACGCCGACCATTGCCCTGCATACTGCCGAAGAATTGAAACCCTATGCCGGAAAATATTTTATATTCGGCCTGACCGAATTGAATGTCACCCTGCATGGCCGCACCCTGTATGCTCAACTGTCAGGCCAAGAAGCCGCACCCATTTTCGACATGGGCAGAGACCGCTTCGAATTCGATGTGGTGGAAGCCGCGATCACCTTCACTCGTGACAAGGATGGAAAAATCATTGGCTTGATCCTGGCGCAAAATGGCGGGCAATTCCCTGCGGCGAGGCAAGAGCAGCCTCCCGCCAAGAAATGATACCATTTAAGGCAGACTCACCTCAAAACATGCCCCCTGACCAGGGCTGCTCGTGACCTGAATGCTGCCGCCATGATTTTCCACGATGGCTTTGGCAATGGCCAAGCCCAAACCTGTGTGACCGGAGCTACCCGTGCGGGCCTGGTCGGCACGGTAAAAGCGTTCGAAGATATGAGGTAGATCAGCGGCAGCAATGCCAGGGCCATCATCACGAACCGTGAAGACAGCCTGCTGGTTTTGTGATGAGCATTCAACCGTCACATGACCTCCATACTGAAGAGCGTTCGTGACGAGGTTGCTAAGCAGGATCGATATGGACTCAGCATCGCACTTACAAGGGGTGGGAGAGAGTCTGGATTCCAACCGCAATCCACGTTCTTGAGCCAGAGGCTGGAGATGGCCGATCACCTCTTGCAAAATCACAGCGAGATCACAGGACTGATACCGGGCTTGTGTTTCGTGATTCTCCTGGCGGGCGAGGAGGAGCAGAGCCTCGACCAACCGGCGCATGCGTTGAGCCGTCTCGCCGCAAGTTTGCAGGGCGTCGCGATATTCCTCAGGGGTGCGTTCCCGTTTCAGTATCCTTTGTGTCTCCGAGAGGAGGATGGTAATGGGCGTGCGCAGTTCATGCGAGGCATCGGCAGTAAACTGGCGCTGCCTTTCAAATGCCGCATGCAAACGCTCAAAGGTACGGTTCAGCACCTGGCTGAGCTGACCAAGTTCACTCGCCGTTTCGGTGATATCAATGCGCTCTTCAAGATTGCCTTCCGCGATGCGTGACGCCGTTTTGCTGATGGACTCAATGGGCCGTATCGCACGGCCGGAAAGCCACCAGCCGCCAATCAATCCGAAGAGCCACACGCCGAGGCCGACCGCCAGATGCAGCCACGCCATGCCCTGCATTTCATGCAATTCCGGTGTGATGTCACGTCCCACCACGATCTTCAACCCGTGCACGGTGCTGCGCAAATTTTCACGCCGGCTGTCCACGCCCCGAGCCTCCTCGACCACGTCGTTTTCAGGAATCGGCAGGAATCTCATGTCCGAAGGGGCATTGTCCGATTGTAGGATGATTTTTCCATCTTTGTCCCGAATACTGAAGTAGGCGTAACCAGGCTCTTTGCCGTGAAATTGGGAAGCCATAACATCCGGCAGTTTCACTGGCTTTGTGGTGAGCTTCTGGACAAATTCCGCAAAGGACAAAAAGGGACGGTCTAACTTTGCAGCTGAATTGACCGTATCCACCGGAATGCCCTGGACCGCGTCCATGAGTGACCGGATCAGAGTGCGCTCCAAGCGGCTCAGTTCACGGTCAATCCGCTGGTTTTGGTTTTCCAGGGCGAAGTGATAAGCCGGCCCAACGGAGGCGGTCACGACAAGCAAAAGGAGCAGGCCATGCCAAGCCTGCAAACGCCAGCGAAGGGATTGAAAAAGCGTCTTCATGATTTCAGGTCATGCTGTAACCGTGGCCACGACGAGTCGTGATGACATCCGCCCCGAGCTTTTTACGCAGGTTGGAAACATGCACATCCAGCAGGTTCGACAGAGTGGCGTCATCTTCGTCAAACAGGTGCTCGTAAAGAGTCGTGCGGCTGACCACCTCGCCCCGATGGATGGCCAAAAATTCTAACAAAGAGTATTCACGCGCCGTCAGAGCCACCTCCTGACCAGAGAGCAGGACCAGCTTGGCTACGGTATCTATGACAAGGCCACCGATATCCAACACAGGATGCGTCTGACCCGCCGCACGGCGGATCAATGCACGCAAACGAGCCAAAAGTTCATCAATATCAAACGGCTTGGTGAGGTAATCGTCCGCGCCTTTATCGAGGCCTTTCACGCGATCCTGCACCGTGTCCTTGGCGGTAAGCATCAGGACTGGGGTTTTACAGGCTGGGCGAAGTCGCGCGAGCACCTCCCAGCCATTCAAGCGCGGCAGCATAACATCCAGCACGATGGCGTCATAGCCGTCATTCCTCGCTTTAAAGAGACCGTCTTCACCATCTTCGGCGGTGTCCACCGCATAGTTTTCTTCGCGCAAAGTCGCCGCCAGACTGCGGAGCAGGTGCGGATCATCTTCAATGACGAGGATTCTCATGAGGATGTTATTCGTGGCGCAGAGCCTCAATGGGATCAAGCCGTGCGGCACGCCGGGCGGGCGTATATCCAAAGATAATCCCAACAGCCGTGGAAAAGAAAAAGGCGATTACATTGATGCGCGTATCAAACAAGAATGGAACATCAATGAGCTGAGCCAGGGATACGCAGAGTCCCAGTGCCAAAGTGATGCCAATGACGCCACCGATGGAAGACAGGGTGACAGCCTCCACCAGGAACTGCAATAGGACCTCACGAGAACGGGCACCAATCGCTAAGCGGATGCCGATCTCACGTGTGCGTTCCGTGACCGAGACAAGCATGATATTCATGATGCCAATGCCACCCACCAGCAGGCTCACCCCCGCCACAGCAGCCAGGAGACTCGTCATCATTTGGGTAGAGGAACTCAATGTTTCGGCCAACTGACGCGTATCGCGAATGGAGAAATTATCGTTCTCATTTTGTTGCAGGGTGCGGCGCTGACGCATCAAAGAGGTAATGTCGTCGATGATAATATCCGCATCGGTCCCGTCCTCGGCAGAAATCATAATCTCACGGACATCGTTGGAGGAAGTTCTGCCAATAAGCCGACGCTGCAGGGTCGTCAGTGGCACCACAATGGTGTCATCCTGGTCTCCGCCGAAGGATTGCCCCTTCGACACCAGAATGCCAACGACGGTGCATGAAGCTTTGCCCAGGCGCACCTTCTGTCCCAAGGCGTCTTGAGAACCAAACAGCTCTTTTTTGACCGTGGATCCAATGACGCATACAGCCGCTCCAGTACGGTAATCTTGATCATTGAAAAAGCGCCCTTCAGCAATGCTCCACTTACTGATGGTGAAGTATTCAGGCGTCGTTCCAGTGATCTGGGTCGTGCGCGCATTCTGCAAATAGATGCTGCTGAGGGTTGAGGACATGAGGGGTGCCACGGCAGTAAGCCCTGTGATTTGAGTGCGAATGGCATCCGCATCCTTTTGCGTGAAGTTGGGGACTCCAGAGGAACGCGGTCCGAAACCGGTCCCTGGTCGTAACGTTAGCAAATTGCTGCCCAGATTGGAAATCTGGTTCTTCACCGCCTGGGTGGTGCCCTGGCCCAGAGTGACCATGGTGATGACGGCAGCGACACCTATAATGATGCCGAGCACAGTCAAAAAGGCACGGGTGAGATTTCGACGAATCTCGCGGAGAGCGATAGAAAAAGCGTTCCAGAGCATGATCGTTTATTGGTTAGTCCCGCCGAATGTCTGATTCGAT is a genomic window containing:
- a CDS encoding response regulator transcription factor, translating into MRILVIEDDPHLLRSLAATLREENYAVDTAEDGEDGLFKARNDGYDAIVLDVMLPRLNGWEVLARLRPACKTPVLMLTAKDTVQDRVKGLDKGADDYLTKPFDIDELLARLRALIRRAAGQTHPVLDIGGLVIDTVAKLVLLSGQEVALTAREYSLLEFLAIHRGEVVSRTTLYEHLFDEDDATLSNLLDVHVSNLRKKLGADVITTRRGHGYSMT
- a CDS encoding serine hydrolase, with translation MRVLLPLLFFPLLLLAEDKPLAEVAKEAAKSLKAGGIATAESLDGKVTFAAFSSSRKDEAKYDENMLFEIGSITKVFTGLLLAQAVVEGKVTLDTPISELLDPAFTFADPRIAAITLKQLSTHTSGLPRLPDNHGQGVVGDDPYAGYNEKLLYEFIASAKLKGKAPYPCNYSNVGVGLLGHLLGKVYAMSWEEAIVAKICTPLGLQHTRMTITSLNLPLATPYDGAKKNVSWHLNAVAGAGALRATAADLLKFGQAMAKPEATPLAKAFALALHPHADAAGPTSKIGLGPFMTTRDGLTIYDHGGGTGGYRSGLQVIPEKNIVRVVLINNTTLDPNALILDTRIEPPRVMPKEVKLDAEALKDYPGVYILDPNARFTILLHKGQIWNRLTGQAFLPMFAKDKDQFFFKAVNAEIRFSREGDKIVSLTLFQNGRELVAKRSDLPTPTIALHTAEELKPYAGKYFIFGLTELNVTLHGRTLYAQLSGQEAAPIFDMGRDRFEFDVVEAAITFTRDKDGKIIGLILAQNGGQFPAARQEQPPAKK
- a CDS encoding ABC transporter permease, whose protein sequence is MLWNAFSIALREIRRNLTRAFLTVLGIIIGVAAVITMVTLGQGTTQAVKNQISNLGSNLLTLRPGTGFGPRSSGVPNFTQKDADAIRTQITGLTAVAPLMSSTLSSIYLQNARTTQITGTTPEYFTISKWSIAEGRFFNDQDYRTGAAVCVIGSTVKKELFGSQDALGQKVRLGKASCTVVGILVSKGQSFGGDQDDTIVVPLTTLQRRLIGRTSSNDVREIMISAEDGTDADIIIDDITSLMRQRRTLQQNENDNFSIRDTRQLAETLSSSTQMMTSLLAAVAGVSLLVGGIGIMNIMLVSVTERTREIGIRLAIGARSREVLLQFLVEAVTLSSIGGVIGITLALGLCVSLAQLIDVPFLFDTRINVIAFFFSTAVGIIFGYTPARRAARLDPIEALRHE
- a CDS encoding sensor histidine kinase, whose translation is MKTLFQSLRWRLQAWHGLLLLLVVTASVGPAYHFALENQNQRIDRELSRLERTLIRSLMDAVQGIPVDTVNSAAKLDRPFLSFAEFVQKLTTKPVKLPDVMASQFHGKEPGYAYFSIRDKDGKIILQSDNAPSDMRFLPIPENDVVEEARGVDSRRENLRSTVHGLKIVVGRDITPELHEMQGMAWLHLAVGLGVWLFGLIGGWWLSGRAIRPIESISKTASRIAEGNLEERIDITETASELGQLSQVLNRTFERLHAAFERQRQFTADASHELRTPITILLSETQRILKRERTPEEYRDALQTCGETAQRMRRLVEALLLLARQENHETQARYQSCDLAVILQEVIGHLQPLAQERGLRLESRLSPTPCKCDAESISILLSNLVTNALQYGGHVTVECSSQNQQAVFTVRDDGPGIAAADLPHIFERFYRADQARTGSSGHTGLGLAIAKAIVENHGGSIQVTSSPGQGACFEVSLP